TAAatctaaaaatacataaaaatcgtTTTCCAATCTGACCTGCTTTGATTAGATGTCTGACCATTCTGATGTCGTCCATTTCTACAGCAAGCATCAACGCTGTCCTCTCTTCAAAATTAGACAACTCCAAATTGCAGTCGCCtaaaacataataataaaatgaGAGGATTGCAATAATGATTTTCAGAGAAAGTTTGTTTTCTCAAAGATACATGATAAGAATCAAACAGATCTGTACTTTTCCTACCGTATGTAAGTATGGTGTCAAGCATTTCTATATTTCCATTCACAATGGGCATGAACAGAAGAGGATCCCCATTCATATCAGATATATTGGAAGTTTTTCCGCAGTTCACAAGTTTCAAAAGTGTTTTGGTGTCACCACTTTCTACAACACGAAGCATGACTTGGTCAACCGACACGCTTGAATTTTCCATCTTATTTTGAATGGTTGCTGTCGTTTGCATTAGGTAAACGATACTGAAATGTTAACTACTCTCCCTTATATACATGCAGAGTTAATGTATGCATTGCTTCTTAATTTTCATTGGTTAAGACGAAATCTATTAAAATATGAGCATTTGTCTGTTGCGGTTACActgtaataatacaaattaattatctctaattttttaatcatcaaTAGCTCATATTTTGACAAGTTatggtttttgtgaataattatcTCGACATGCAGAGACAATAAGCTTTGatgattaaaagataaaatgtatCTCACGTACCTTTgaagaaatagaaaaatgaaatgttttgtaaacgTCAAGAACTTTTAGGAAATTTTCTCCCCAAGACCTTGAAAAAAGTGTGCATTTAGGTCAGGCAAAGTGCATATTACGTTAGCTAGATTTCCGTCTCTCGTTTCTTAGAATTACTGTTTAAAGGTAATAGATTTTTACCCTACTagaacttttttaaataaagaaatgtatttaaaaaaccgAAGTAAATTAGTACTTTTCCAATTCAATTTGGTGATTTTAGGAATATTATAATCTTAAAAAACCcatttgatttcaatttgaATCGGAATACACTTTTACTTATACAAGTATGCAATAACCATTAACTCGTTCGTTTTGCATTTTCAGTTCTTTAAGTAGGAAAAGCCTGTATTTTAATAGCATTTATGAATGGTCTTAAATTTTGGATTTGGATTTCCAAGTTTTCTTTTATCTCATGCATATatagatatttttcaaaaagacatTAATAGTACcctaccaacaaatttttatgataaatgtgATGGATTCAATTCCCTTTCGTCAACATTCCTTACAACTGTAACAATATATCTTCATCACCCACATATAGTGTTTTGTCTTTCAGTTATTTGATATGGATGGGCATGCTCTATGTATGATCAATTTCTTAAACGAGGTAAGAAATCGAAAAACACGTCGATAAAGCAAGATCATCAACAGTTTCGATTGAAATCATCATTTCGTAAGTTTAaaggtcgatacaacgaccttgtcagcaaatacaatcctCTGCTACGTCAAATGCTAACAGactttttcatactaattgtgaggccattattattcatcgaaCTGTCTACGGATTTTCCCGATTTCCCGATTACGATAAAGAGTACACAGCAGGTGtcaccggtcagcagaggatgcttatcctccatggcacctgatcctgcTTCTTTTTGGGGCCCgtatttgctttgtttcttatttgtatttttcttcGTTTTCgccacatttcattttttatatgtttactTTCACGCTTGTTTACTACTTTGAAAATCTTAGCAAACAAATTAAGATGCTATTATAACCAGAGAAAAACAGTGATCAAAGATTTGTAGCACTCCTTGGTTTTGAACTAAAGATATGTAAAATCAACTTCAGGATGttggttttaaacaaaaagGATTCAAAACGGGATTCgtttaatttctgaaaaaaaaaattatttcaccttactaaatttaatgaaaggagAAATAAGGGTTCAATTATAACGATTCAAGagttaattaaatgaaaatgaactttGTATGCGCCGAAGAATCAAGATATCTTAAATACATTAACAGCTTGCGACCTTCCTGTTTATTATGGTGTTAAAGTATGTCTTTCAAATtgcaaaattattcaaataattaGGTGGATTAATTCATTACTACTTCATTGATATATACCAGGACTCGAGGTATTATTTACAGCTATAGAGGTGAAAGGTTTAGTATGCTCAGACGCCATTCAAGTTCATAGGGAGTGTctgcattaatttttaatttctaaacaGGAATGGTATGTGAAAGAAGCGTTGTCTTGTATTTCTATACAAAcaatattgatattgaaattTACATACTTGATTCATGTTGTCCATTTCTCAGCCAACTGTGTACAGCGGCTGGTTTTTTAGTGAATGCCGAATACACCTCTGCTTACTCCAGCACGTTTCGTTTCATTTTCCTGTACCgttttatttaacatgatttaaCCTTGTCAGCTCATCATCATGTATGTACTCTaggttttaatttcaaatgtgtACAATTGTTTGCACCTTTAAGTAAATTCTTGCAATACGAACTTTGTTATACAAAAGTTATCTTGACACAAGTCAACTACGTAAAGATGTCTAGATGAAACAAACCAGTGAACCACTTCTTGTCAAATTGACACCTTTTTAAATTGGCACCTTTTTAAACCCTAGTTGACTTGACGTAAGAACAGATcatctgttttaaaaatatttttgcaatttttcatgTTCACAATTTCTAAGCTGTTTCAAAATACAGATGAATGATcaaactattttaaaacatgcttggttattttttatattaaataaaaaaatcagcattaTTCATATTGTTCCTCTAACGTAtgcattgaaattaaaatgcCCTTTTAGATATATCCCGAATTTCATGTTGTACTATAATGCATCGCTGTTGTAACAGGGACAACTATTTTGAAATAGTATGGAAAACATCacaaaattgattatttatttagaaataaagaaaattgtgATGAGTATATAACCGGACTATGACGCtagattttctaaaataaaagcCAAGCCGTTAACATTGTAGGTGTATGTTTCTGGAACTTAAATCCTGAATTTAATAAAGGCAATATTAAGACTATTGGTTTTTGAAGGCACTCATTTCTATTGCATTTTCATGACAACTCAGGAGACAGTTGGAAACTCAGTGGGTCATGACACTCGCAACATTCCTAACATTTGTTTAGACAACCTTCCTTTTCTTCTGATCAGGTAAGCTCAAATGACAATAAGTAACACACTAAATACTCATGACAGGAATCGTATTTGTGTTATTACAGTTCTAGTAAGGTCCATGCcatgtttgatattttatggCAGGTATATCGTGTGTAGCATAAAACTATCGACATAATCCGGGAACGCAGATGCGGTTGGGaagatgatttattttttgttgacaTTAACATAATTATCGAACTAATCACTTTTTTGACATTTCATAACTAAAAACAACGTatacttttgttttataattgacataaagaacaaaatatgGGGGAagaacaaatacaaaatatatatttggcTGGTTTTAAATATCCATTGATTGTTAATTTTAGTCAAATGTCCTTAAATATGTCAAACAGGCATGCATCAGTTACAGAATTCTAATGAATGTTGCTGTCACTCAGGATGAAACTGgaaggaattttaaaaatatctttcacGCAATTTCGAATGCCAGCATGACCATGGATCATATCCATGATTTAAAATTGGTTGCAACAAATTACTTCACAAAGGCAAAAATTGGCTTCACATATTagctaatattttttaaatatacaaatatgatTTTTGTTAAAGTCGTCTCAATCTCTCTGAATCTGCATTCAAATGTTGTTTAGTGACTTGCCATGTTATCTGGAGTTGATCATTAAGTGCTTAGGAAATGAGAGTTTAAAAGATATTATGATCATTATCAATGATAAGCGGGAAcagttaaacttaaaaaaaaaaacattctaaaAATCGTGAATAATacttaaacatgttttaaaatctgtAAGAAGATAATATTTTTCTAAGTATTGGACAGTGTTTTCTTACATATTTTTCACATAGGAAGTAGTGGAAACTTTCCTtgtcaatttacatgtattttttttatcattaccaTTAATAGAACAATAAAAGTAGTTTAAGactaatatcaaattaaaaaataaaacgtgtAAAATAAGTTAGGGATAGGTTTAAAGTTAAACAAAAAgacatattaaaaaaaccccaccgaAAATCTGCGTACATATACCTCTATATATCTTtagtattataaaattattaaatatgcaaacatttatttttggtagtgtaaaataaaatttccgtCGAAATGGCAACCGATTGCATTTCACGAAAGAGGTTCACCATGGAATCCTGACTAATGCCCTGAGTTGTGTTTATTCTTTATCAAGTGGACTTTCATTTCGAAAGCCTTTTCTCGTAATtcatcttcattttttaaagaatatactATACAAAATGTTTTCTCATTAAAGAATCGTAATCATTTTCTCTAAATCTTAAAATAAGTCGCTTTCAAAGtcctgttgaaaataaaaaaaagcatcaaactgacatacatgtatctgtagtACAATTTGTTTGGTTACCATTTTATgagttttaaaacaatgaaatgagATAAAACAGAAgcttggaaataatataaatatgtgGAGTCAATTTGATTTGACCTAATTAATTTTCCGCGTTTAGTAATAAAACAACTTTCGGGTCTTCCTTGACGGAGATTCACCAATAACTGTTAGACTAAGACATTAACATCTATTTACTCGTTAACTACAGGAAAACGTGATAATAATTGGTTAAAAACCACATGGGGGAGTATTGCTATTAATTGCTTTTACATAGGCTTTGTCAATAGTATACATGATGTATTTCACTCAACTTCCTGGAATGTATCAACTGACAGGTGACATgaactaaagaaaaaaaaaaacccgcacgATTATTTGGGTCCgcaaccccctccccctttcacaaaaaataaataattcataaataattgagatactttcattttattcatttcatattcTGTGAGTATCATAATTGTACAATGAGAACAATGCATTTTGCTGTAGATCTGTTGTGGATGGATGTAATTGGCCCCATTCTTTCATAGAGTAATCTGCATTGTTGTAAACCCATCTGAACAGTAGAACTCACTCCGCACTTTTGTATAATTTTGCTGTACTTAAGTTTCCTGTTCAGCATATTGTAGAATGCCCGGTGCAGTTGTATCTTTATGGCTATTCAAGACTGTTCTATACGATTGTTCTATACGATTTAAGACTGTTCTGCACACATTAAGACAGCCCTGCGCCCTTTTTCTGCTGTATGCATTGGGTTAACACCGTTTTAATTAGATTTGGCAGATTTTCCACACTGTTAAAGACTTTTCTACATATTCGTTGACTTTTTTCAGTAGTTTAGCTTTCTTCAACAAAGTCAACTGCTTTGCACTGGTGTAGAACTGTCATCTAGATCACACGGATTGCTTCAGAAGGACCTTTCTGTAGAGAAATAACTTCTGGATCTAGATTCTCTTCAGCTCTTTTTCCCTCTTGTGGTGTTAGTTTGAAGATCGTGAATGTATTTCACTTTCTCAGCAATCTTCTTCCAGACGCTGGTCATTGTTAGGCTTTTTGTTGTAGATATCATTTTCGTCAACTGTTGGTACGTACAAACTGATAAGATGAAATATCAAGAGAATATTGAGATAACCTTCCATTGTTCTCCTTTATATACTTGTGAGACAGGTGAACAAAGCGATGATTGGTAGGAACAGTATTCAATGAAACAACAGACCAACTGCTTGTGGCAATCATTACACAACGAACGATGAGCGTTCTGCGGTGAGGTTGTATGTTGGTGATTAATTACTAGGTATTTTATATCTTGTACAAACATTACAAACAGTTAACTATGTCACTCGCAACCAATAGAATTCCTTGTTTAATATCATTTGAGTAGACAACAAAACCTTTCAcaggcaataattttttctcatAACGCTTCCGCTATTCTCTAGAGCGAGTTTACAGATCTAGTTAATACATTTGGCATcacattaaattcattaaacaataaaacatatttaacaaataataaataaattaaagaacCCAAAGGTAAATATTATTAACCTCTGTAAAAAATATCACCGAAATAACAGCAAAAATCCAATCTTATAATTCAATTACCGTTTCAAGAATATCCttttcatatatttgacaattcatcacgttttttatattttaaatctttatacatgtagtttgttttaGTTTCATCTTCTTACTTCACCACTGATATGCCTATAAAGTTTGCATTATAATCATTCATTACGATCATTGTCTATTAAAAGCATTCAATTCTATACATATCGTAAGTTTGAATGTGATTAAATGTGAACGTTTTTGCATGAATTTatcatcaattttaattatttcctcGATAATTAACTAAGTTTTGATCGTGACTTGTACTTAATCATAATCCGAATTAATCTCAATATTCATTGATAAGtcaatgtgtttttatttttaaaaaatgtaaaacaattaaTCTTGTTTTATGCATTAACATCAGTCGATATTAATGAAGATATCAGTTATTATGCTTTCacgattttaaaatcttaaatttcacaatatttggccaaaaatcatgattttattattttaagaaagaCACAAGTGATAAAATCAAAAGCGAAAGTTGAACCTATGACTTACTGATTCGTAATGAACGTTCTTACTCATTGTACTACGCTGTTAGGTAACAACttagaaaaagataaaaatgttacGACACATTATGGAGGTCTCTCATACCATCTTAAGCTCTagtttaacttaatttttttttggtgtgcAGTCGTTAGTCCTTACTCAGCTAAACTATGTGTTTCTTTATGCTTCTTTCCATGATTGATTTTTAAGtttgagaataaaaaaatgtcTCGATCCATATacgtatatttatatttcaatactATCCCATAAATAGCATTGCTTTAAATCTTtgctaaaaaaaactatttcacaatttaaatgtCCATAACATTGATAAGACTAATCGTGTAATCATCAGTATGGGGGCGAAAATACTTTCAGAGACACCAAATCGACAGTACTATAGTATGCTTTGGAGTATCTGtttgctttttattttaagaGTAAAATGTAATTTCTTCAGTTAACCTTGGTTATACTTGAGGGTGGTAAGAACCCGTGGAAATAAATTTGAACGATTTTAAGTAAAAGGTAttttagtgtattttttttcatataagctATTTGAGAATGTGTTTTTCCTCAGAAAAATCAATGATGTAATATAGACAATGAGCCTAAACACTATAAGCCAGCATGcgtattaaacaaaaaataaataagagtCGGATTGAATCTAATActgtttaacaaataaaataaacttagCTAATTGAATGGAATCCTGTAGAGGGGAAAAATAGCAAAACTGATTTTATTGACAACTGATTAACATATTCAAAAGTTAATAAATCCGATATCGTTAACTGCTTGAAAGAATTTCTTTCAACATCAAGCCTCTTATGGACGGTTGCTTTATAGTTTTTAAAGAAGGGTTTTTTAATGCCTCAATGAACCACATGGTAGATATGTTAAAACATTGTTCGCTCTACTTATTACTTCGATTTTTGGTGTggataaaaatgacaataacaaactgtttaccatctcaaaaatcgataaaacgaaatacaaattcaaagcggagcaacacggacctcaaaaaataaaaaggtaggatcaggtgcctaggaggagtgagcatgaTCTGctgaaaagtccgtagacaattagatGATTagttatggtctaacaattagtattaAAAACGTAAGTCAGCGTGCGATCCAGtgcagtggaagattgtatttgctgacaaggtcgttgtatcaaCCATaaaacttacgaaaagatgacttcagaCGAGACTGTTGCTAGCCCTGTTTTATCAAcctgtttgtcagtagcttgcctcgccttagaaactgtgcATACGAAGAATatgcccttgtgtatcgaattaactgagagacgaAAACATCATATgtaggtgatgaaggtatattgctacgtAAGTGAGGAAAGTTAACtctagaaaaattgaagtcatcgcgtttttCAACAAATGACGCAGACtctgttgtattttttatttcaagttcactgggatatatcgagtcaacgtaaaattgttaatcaataagacgtcgtcgatatacctgaatgttgagttgaaggccacagcaagtgatttaattttttcacctacaagtttttaaataaattttgcttCATACCAAAATAAATAGGTCTGCgaacaatggggcacaattggtacccatgggaattccaaaAAGCGACAACAAATACTAGATAAATAAAGCAAAGTAAATCCACGGGTACTCTGGACTGCCTTATGACTGAGTCTTACTAATTTAGTTGTCAATATAATTTAACCTTATAAAATTAGATAGATGGAACTGTCTTTAGAAAAGGTTTCATCGAAGAGTTGTATAATTTGGACAACGCGCAGTTTAATGATAAAGTAATCAAATGTCGTAAATACAGGTTTTTGTGCTAGCACTTCTAGGAAATGTTTCAATAATGCAAAAAGAAATAGTCCAACATTCAGATTAGCAACTACTGATcattattttggaaatgaaattcaaaccaACATATTGATTCACTGCTCTCTGGGGGTATATGGTTAAAATAATTAAGCAACAACTTCACAAAAGTTTGattcaaaaatatttgcttacaAAATTTTTTGGAGCTTTTTAAATGGctttttttaattacagaaCTGATTTAACAgacatttattcttttattatgaTCATCGGATTCATGTGCTCATGAATATTTTAAACCTTTATGATGGCATGGAATCAAGTTTCTGTTGTTGTAGTCTGTCGACAATCAATTGCACCACATGAGGTAATACTGGTTTCAAAGAAATATACCGAGTTAAATGCAAATGTCTAGTCATTGGAAACTTTTTGACGAAAATATTCAGTCTGCATTTTTCTcttatttattcaattaaatttcaccttacaaaaaataaaaataaaacaatatggtCAATAGATTGacaattaaacaaacaaaataataaaacaaaatacaagatAATATCTTagcaaaaatatgtaaatagagAATACATATGTGTCAATCTCATGCGTACATCAATTTTAGTGCACAATGTActgtataaaataatatatttaacagtGTTCAGATTGACGATAAAATTTGCGTGATCTGTGACGCTACCgttttttttctcttagtttaaaacttaagaataaaatcagtgaataaaaaagataattattttttccatttgATAATTTTCGCAAATCTAAGTAAAAATTCTACCATAAGGAAGTTCTAGAATGTATTgaaatgtttcaacaatatgatatacaaatatataaatgtcaAGTCAAATTCTAAACTATGTATTTACATGAAGCAAAGTTAATTCTTATTTTCTGTTTAGTCTGCGTACCTTTACGATAAACATGataatttgatgaaaaataataaatcaaatgacatcgtacccccccccccctccaataaTTATAATCAATAGCCATCGGATAATAAGCCATCTTGAGATGAGAAAGATATCTAATATATATCTGAAACTTTAAAAGCGTACTTTACATGCGTCAAACATCAAAATGAATGTAAGATTGACATGTTTATCTATTTACatcgttttgattttcattcTCGGTCGTTTCAGTTAAACTCTCATTCCGCTCAGTACTCGTTTTCTTGTTTCTAGTACCATTcccatcatttttatttctgttctCTTGGTCTCCAtggcatgttttgtttttagtgcTGAATTCGAAGCAAGCACACTCTATTGCATAAACCAGCACAAGGATTACTTCAGCTATCTATAAAACGACAGGGTTTCCCAAAATTAAAGTTgagtaaaaattatatttataaattttatcttactgtttGTCAATAGATGCCAGAACTCTAGcttacatttaaaaaacttaCCTCCAAAGTCCCTATGGTGAGTAGAGATTCTCGTAGCCGTCTAATTTTGCATTCCTTGATGTTTGTAACACTTAACGGCCTGATAGCGATCATGCAGTtcttttagtttttttattCGCACAGAAAATTAGAGAGAAAAAAGTATCACTGTATGCTATAGGTAAAcacgttttcaaaaaaaaaacccctaaacgctttatcttttacaaattatatGGTTTGTTTTATTGCAGCATATCATAATAAAGATTAATGAGTGAATTATTTTTGACTGATTATGTCACATCAATTACAAACAAATGGCTGGATAGAAATACTTAAACATACCGATTTATAGGTCCCAGAAGTGACAGAGGAATGACAGGCGGTCGGTGCGCTTTCATAATCGTCCTGTGAGACATAATTGCAGCAGGTCTTTGGGATCTGGGAGGATGTTGCATGACATGAACCGGATGTAGTACACCATGGGGTTCTGTCAAAGCCGTTGTTCGTTCCTTGAACTTGGTTTATACCACAACAATTGTACTGAAAATTGGAACCACATAACTATTGTAAAATCTACTATTATTAGTAATCATTATAAATCTGGATATCCAATTCCATTTGTTTGACTTGTGTTTTGATATCGTATAAATTTTATATGCCCTCGGAAATTGCAAGATTTGTGCCTTAgaacattttgttgttttaccTCGATGAAAAACTTGTTCCATCTATTTGAGATTGGATTACTACTGCTTATGTTGTCTGAAATGTAATTTGTCTCCAGGGATTTCATCATTGTTAACTTTAAATTATCAAAGTCCTAGACagaaacattaaaacaaaataaacgatatttgaataatttgttGATCATAAACAAAAACCATTTTCGTCACACTTGTCTTAataacattcaataaacattttttatttccttttcaatatctaattgaaataaaaaaaaaactttcaaacaaaaagaaatgattcGTACTATATCTGTTTTTCCTGCTTCGGTTTTCAGAACATCAGAGTAGgattttatcattatgatggAAAAAAGGATTCCAACACTAGCAAGCTGTGAACACATATACATTTAGGGACcaaatatattgtatttatacaAATGACAAAGTAGAAATTGCTGTTGTAGTACTTACTATAGAGAACAATGCCAGTTTCAATTTTTCAGGCATCaacttaaaaaatgatatcattatAAAAAGGATGACATTAACAACTAGCACTCCTATTCCCCAATCACATAGACTTGTAGACTTCTCCTTAATATCATTGTTAGTACAAGGAGAGGTGACGTCCAAACCAAGTGAATCGAGGGCCTTCTCTAAATCACAAGGTTTGACAATTGAGATCTCATTACTTGAGGCTATCAACCTAATCGATGACACCTAAAACACAGAAAAAGATAAGGTTAAGAGAAAAGTCCACGAAATGTGTCGAAGATATATTTTAAGAGCACATTTGGAAAATCTATACCATAAGTATCCCTTTCAAAGCCAGCAATACATAGCACGTTCTGCTATCTTCAGCACTTTTTAAATCCAATGAAGGCATTTCCTGTGACAAATCAAGACTTTTACCATTGTAATGAGTTAACATGGGATGATTTAAGATCTATGATATCTTTGCTGGTTAGTGTACAAAAAGTGAATATATCATCTCCAAAACTGCAAGTAATACGTAATATTGTCttctaaataaaaaacgaaTAATGCATTCTGCACCATGAAAACGCTATTTTATCCATAAGATTTAGGATGTATCCTTtccatattaaaataataatgatctatacttttattcattacaattttttaaaataaaaagttaatgaTGACCTGCTTTACATAATCTATTATGATGAAAACTTagctaaaaaaaactatcaattaaaatttatttgtatatgTGTGTTACGTATCCGTTATCGTATAAAATGTTTATCTCTTTCAACTTGCAAGTCATTTGCCGCTTTAATTCTTTAGCAAAACCAaccaaaacaacaaaataaaattaacgggaaaattaatttatacagCAAAACTCAGTTAAAGCAAAGTCCTAGAGACCAaaggatttacttcgttatatccataATTCGTTGTATCCGTATCACGAATTTGTAATAACACTATAGCGAATTTACTATATTCATGTTTGCATTCTCCAGACTATAggttttgctaattgaggcttaaaataaaaatacgttactttgatacctttaataattggattgtgaattgaaaataaatgcatTCAAACTATTAAACTAAATGGTAGTGCGAACTTTTAAATTTGTcaagaaattcgttataaaagtgttaaatttcattattattcaccTTTACGAGACTCAAAACCagttcgttatatccgtaaattcgttgtatccgtaaaattttgcaaagatttgataAGAATTTTACCTGGGCCTTaaaaaaacttcgctatatccgagaaaTCGCTATATATACGTAATCTTACTGAACGCATAGACACTATGCTTTTACTATATATAGATAGTTTTACTATATATTAAACTATTTACCTTctggtaaaattatttttccttcttttcTCTGAGGTCTTCTTGTCATGGATGGACCCGTCATCTACAATAAGTATCTCAACACCATGGTATTACGGCTCGAACGAAGGTTATGTTAATGTGTGTTACATAACTCAGTCTTTTATTGACtgtttttattgataatatgaTGTAACACTATACAATTTTAATGGTTTTAACCTTTTTTATTCACTTAAAAATGACATCGTATCAAGTTTCTGTTTTGTCGTACAAATTGTGCATTATTGGTGCAATAAACATTGCAGATTCTATCAAATTGCAAGAGCTACTTGAGGAGATAAAA
The nucleotide sequence above comes from Magallana gigas chromosome 2, xbMagGiga1.1, whole genome shotgun sequence. Encoded proteins:
- the LOC105330843 gene encoding uncharacterized protein, which translates into the protein MPSLDLKSAEDSRTCYVLLALKGILMVSSIRLIASSNEISIVKPCDLEKALDSLGLDVTSPCTNNDIKEKSTSLCDWGIGVLVVNVILFIMISFFKLMPEKLKLALFSILASVGILFSIIMIKSYSDVLKTEAGKTDIDFDNLKLTMMKSLETNYISDNISSSNPISNRWNKFFIEYNCCGINQVQGTNNGFDRTPWCTTSGSCHATSSQIPKTCCNYVSQDDYESAPTACHSSVTSGTYKSNCMIAIRPLSVTNIKECKIRRLRESLLTIGTLEIAEVILVLVYAIECACFEFSTKNKTCHGDQENRNKNDGNGTRNKKTSTERNESLTETTENENQNDVNR